A region of Streptomyces cinnamoneus DNA encodes the following proteins:
- a CDS encoding ABC transporter permease, producing the protein MWVRSTMAYRTSFVMMTAGNFLGSGLDFAGILIMFSHIEVLGGFSLAEVAFLYGATSVSFGLADLLLGNMDRVGRRVRDGTMDTLLVRPVPVLAQVAADRFALRRLGRVTQGTLVLVWSLSRLDIAWTPVRLLLVPVMLVSGAAIYGAVFVAGAAFQFWANDASEVQNAFTYGGATLLQYPPTVFATELVRGVTFVVPLAFVNWLPAQRVLGRDDPLGLPGWLDFASPLVALACWVPAALAWRAGLRGYRSTGS; encoded by the coding sequence ATGTGGGTGCGCTCCACGATGGCCTACCGGACGTCGTTCGTGATGATGACGGCCGGCAACTTCCTCGGCTCCGGGCTCGACTTCGCCGGCATCCTCATCATGTTCTCGCACATCGAGGTGCTCGGCGGCTTCAGCCTGGCCGAGGTGGCCTTCCTCTACGGCGCCACCAGCGTCTCCTTCGGCCTCGCGGACCTCCTGCTCGGCAACATGGACCGGGTGGGCCGCCGGGTGCGCGACGGAACGATGGACACCCTGCTGGTGCGGCCCGTGCCGGTCCTCGCGCAGGTGGCCGCCGACCGCTTCGCCCTGCGCAGACTGGGCCGCGTGACGCAGGGCACGCTGGTGCTCGTCTGGTCGCTGTCCCGGCTGGACATCGCGTGGACGCCGGTGCGGCTGCTGCTGGTGCCCGTGATGCTGGTCAGCGGGGCGGCGATCTACGGCGCGGTGTTCGTGGCGGGCGCGGCCTTCCAGTTCTGGGCGAACGACGCCTCGGAGGTGCAGAACGCGTTCACCTACGGCGGGGCCACCCTGTTGCAGTACCCGCCGACCGTGTTCGCCACGGAGCTGGTGCGGGGCGTGACGTTCGTCGTGCCGCTGGCCTTCGTCAACTGGCTGCCGGCGCAGCGGGTGCTGGGCCGGGACGATCCGCTGGGGCTGCCGGGCTGGCTGGACTTCGCCTCGCCGCTGGTGGCGCTGGCGTGCTGGGTGCCGGCGGCGCTCGCGTGGCGGGCCGGGCTGCGCGGCTATCGCAGCACGGGGAGCTGA
- a CDS encoding ABC transporter permease gives MRLYAAVAVSGFRRHATYRVATAAGVFTNTVFGFIVAYTFVALWAERPHLGGYDRTQALTFVWVTQALLAAASLLGGGFQEELQERIRSGDIVVDLYRPADLQLWWLAAELGRAAFQLLGRGVVPLAVGALAFELALPADPLLWLVFLLSVLLGIVVGFGLRYLVALCAFWLLDGAGVNTLSGLLCIFFSGILLPLNVFPGALGEVVRVLPWATMLQVPADVLLGRHHGAGLAAALAFQAAWAVVLLGAGRAVQAVATRKVVVQGG, from the coding sequence ATGCGGCTGTACGCGGCGGTGGCGGTCAGCGGCTTCCGGCGCCACGCGACCTACCGGGTCGCGACGGCGGCCGGCGTGTTCACCAACACGGTCTTCGGCTTCATCGTCGCCTACACCTTCGTCGCCCTGTGGGCCGAGCGCCCGCACCTGGGCGGCTACGACCGTACGCAGGCGCTGACGTTCGTCTGGGTGACGCAGGCGTTGCTGGCGGCGGCGTCCCTGCTCGGCGGGGGCTTCCAGGAGGAGCTGCAGGAGCGCATCCGGTCGGGGGACATCGTGGTGGACCTCTACCGGCCCGCCGACCTGCAACTGTGGTGGCTGGCGGCCGAGCTGGGGCGGGCCGCGTTCCAGTTGCTCGGCCGGGGCGTGGTGCCGCTGGCGGTGGGCGCGCTGGCCTTCGAACTCGCGCTGCCGGCGGATCCGTTGCTGTGGCTGGTCTTCCTGCTGTCGGTCCTGCTGGGCATCGTGGTGGGCTTCGGGCTGCGCTATCTGGTGGCGCTGTGCGCCTTCTGGCTGCTCGACGGCGCCGGGGTCAACACGCTCAGCGGGCTGCTGTGCATCTTCTTCTCGGGGATCCTGCTGCCGCTGAACGTCTTCCCGGGGGCGCTGGGCGAGGTCGTGCGGGTGCTGCCGTGGGCGACGATGCTCCAGGTGCCGGCGGACGTCCTCCTGGGGCGGCACCACGGGGCGGGGCTGGCGGCGGCGCTGGCGTTCCAGGCCGCGTGGGCGGTGGTGCTGCTCGGCGCCGGGCGGGCGGTGCAGGCGGTGGCCACCAGGAAGGTGGTGGTGCAGGGTGGCTGA
- a CDS encoding transglycosylase domain-containing protein: MSDEQSQQRPAGAGHPPPGWAPRGTGASGAPAGGPPGAPRRPRRTGWRRLLPTWRMVLGGFLLIVLLIVGGLVAGYMLVDIPAANKAAVAESNVYLYSDGTQLARDGEVNRESVPLSKVPKDVQHAVLAAEDRDFYSESAVNPEAMLRAAWNTATGKGKQSGSTITQQYVKNYYLGQEQTISRKVKEFFIAIKLDREESKDDILEGYLNTSYFGRNAYGIQAAAQAYYNKDSDKLDTAEGAYLATLLNAPSSYDVGAHPENKPRALARWNYVLDGMVKKKWLDRDARAAMRFPTPGKAKARLGMSGQRGYVVEAVKDYLISNKIVDDTTLATGGYRITTTIDRKKQDAFTAAVRDQLMSELSDDNKADRYVRAGGASIDPKTGKVVALYGGIDYTKQYVNNATRRDYQVGSTFKPFVFTSAVDNGSTTQNGQPITPNTVYDGTNKRQVQGPDGPVGYAPANEDDYSNPHITVTKATDLSVNAVYAQMAQDVGPAKVKDTAVSLGIPARTPDLTATPSIALGVATASVLDMTQAYATLANHGRHGPYTLVEKVSKSAEDLTLPDGEDVRQAVSREAADTTTSILQSVVESGTGRAAQAAGRPAAGKTGTAEEDKAAWFAGYTPDLATVVAVMGQDSETGDQKPLYGAAGRARINGGGFPAQIWAAYTADALEGTEPKDFDLQLQSGAGVPTLEPPAPTTPPAASSPPPATSVPPRTPPAPTFPSRPPTVPVPPPITPPGFPTPPGPPTFGPFPPNDKERHPADRQRDLLGYDDY, from the coding sequence ATGAGCGACGAGCAGTCACAGCAGCGTCCCGCTGGTGCTGGCCACCCGCCGCCGGGCTGGGCACCGCGGGGCACCGGCGCCTCCGGCGCACCGGCGGGCGGACCGCCCGGTGCCCCCCGCCGGCCCCGGCGCACCGGCTGGCGCCGGCTGCTGCCCACCTGGCGCATGGTCCTCGGCGGCTTCCTGCTGATCGTCCTGCTGATCGTGGGTGGCCTGGTCGCCGGCTACATGCTGGTCGACATCCCCGCGGCCAACAAGGCGGCGGTCGCCGAGAGCAACGTCTACCTCTACTCCGACGGCACCCAGCTCGCCCGCGACGGCGAGGTGAACCGGGAGAGCGTGCCGCTGAGCAAGGTCCCCAAGGACGTCCAGCACGCCGTCCTCGCCGCCGAGGACCGCGACTTCTACTCCGAGTCCGCCGTGAACCCCGAGGCCATGCTGCGGGCCGCCTGGAACACCGCGACCGGCAAGGGCAAGCAGTCGGGTTCCACCATCACCCAGCAGTACGTCAAGAACTACTACCTGGGCCAGGAACAGACCATCAGCCGCAAGGTGAAGGAGTTCTTCATCGCGATCAAGCTGGACCGCGAGGAGAGCAAGGACGACATCCTGGAGGGCTACCTCAACACCAGCTACTTCGGCCGCAACGCCTACGGCATCCAGGCCGCAGCCCAGGCGTACTACAACAAGGACTCCGACAAGCTCGACACCGCCGAGGGCGCCTACCTGGCCACCCTCCTCAACGCCCCCAGCTCCTACGACGTCGGCGCCCACCCGGAGAACAAGCCGCGCGCCCTGGCCCGCTGGAACTACGTCCTCGACGGCATGGTCAAGAAGAAGTGGCTCGACCGCGACGCGCGCGCCGCGATGAGGTTCCCCACGCCCGGCAAGGCCAAGGCCCGTCTCGGCATGTCGGGACAGCGCGGCTACGTGGTCGAGGCCGTCAAGGACTACCTCATCAGCAACAAGATCGTCGACGACACGACGCTGGCCACCGGCGGCTACCGCATCACCACCACCATCGACCGCAAGAAACAGGACGCGTTCACCGCCGCCGTGCGCGACCAGCTGATGAGCGAGCTGAGCGACGACAACAAGGCCGACCGGTACGTACGGGCCGGCGGCGCCTCCATCGATCCCAAGACCGGCAAGGTCGTCGCCCTCTACGGCGGCATCGACTACACCAAGCAGTACGTCAACAACGCCACCCGCCGCGACTACCAAGTGGGCTCCACCTTCAAGCCGTTCGTCTTCACCTCCGCCGTCGACAACGGCTCCACCACCCAGAACGGCCAGCCCATCACGCCCAACACGGTCTACGACGGCACCAACAAACGGCAGGTGCAGGGCCCCGACGGGCCCGTGGGCTACGCCCCCGCCAACGAGGACGACTACTCCAACCCCCACATCACCGTCACCAAGGCCACCGACCTGTCGGTCAACGCCGTCTACGCCCAGATGGCCCAGGACGTCGGCCCGGCGAAGGTCAAGGACACCGCCGTGTCCCTCGGCATCCCCGCCCGGACCCCCGACCTCACCGCGACCCCCTCGATCGCCCTCGGCGTCGCCACCGCCAGCGTGCTGGACATGACGCAGGCCTACGCCACCCTCGCCAACCATGGGCGGCACGGCCCGTACACGCTCGTCGAGAAGGTCTCCAAGAGCGCCGAGGACCTCACGCTGCCGGACGGCGAGGACGTCCGGCAGGCCGTCTCGCGCGAGGCCGCCGACACCACGACCTCGATCCTGCAGAGCGTGGTCGAGAGCGGCACCGGCCGGGCCGCGCAGGCCGCGGGGCGGCCGGCGGCAGGCAAGACGGGCACGGCCGAGGAGGACAAGGCCGCCTGGTTCGCCGGCTACACCCCGGACCTCGCGACCGTCGTCGCCGTCATGGGCCAGGACTCCGAGACGGGCGACCAGAAGCCGCTGTACGGGGCCGCGGGCCGGGCCCGCATCAACGGCGGCGGCTTCCCGGCCCAGATCTGGGCGGCCTACACCGCCGACGCGCTGGAGGGCACCGAGCCGAAGGACTTCGACCTCCAGCTGCAGAGCGGCGCCGGCGTCCCGACGCTCGAACCGCCCGCGCCCACGACGCCCCCGGCGGCCAGCAGCCCCCCGCCGGCCACGTCGGTGCCGCCGCGGACACCGCCGGCACCGACGTTCCCGTCGCGGCCGCCCACGGTCCCGGTGCCGCCGCCGATCACACCGCCCGGCTTCCCCACACCACCCGGCCCGCCGACCTTCGGCCCGTTCCCGCCCAACGACAAGGAACGGCACCCGGCCGACCGGCAGCGCGACCTGCTGGGATACGACGACTACTGA
- a CDS encoding DMT family transporter: MAWVLLVVAGLLEVGWAVGMKYTEGFTRLWPSVGTVAGIVASMLLLAQAARTLPIGTAYGVWVGIGAAGAAVLGMVVLGEPVTAARIFFICLLLVAVVGLRATSGH; encoded by the coding sequence ATGGCATGGGTCCTGCTCGTCGTCGCCGGTCTGCTCGAGGTCGGCTGGGCGGTCGGCATGAAGTACACCGAGGGCTTCACGAGGCTGTGGCCGAGCGTGGGCACGGTCGCGGGCATCGTGGCCAGCATGCTGCTGCTGGCGCAGGCCGCGCGGACGCTGCCGATCGGCACCGCCTACGGCGTGTGGGTCGGCATCGGCGCGGCCGGCGCGGCGGTGCTCGGCATGGTCGTGCTGGGCGAGCCGGTGACCGCCGCGCGGATCTTCTTCATCTGTCTGCTGCTGGTGGCCGTGGTCGGCCTGAGGGCGACCTCCGGCCACTGA
- a CDS encoding GroES family chaperonin has protein sequence MLHDRVLVRTDIPEGERRSTGGIVIPATAAVGRRLAWAEVVAVGQSVRTVEPGDRVLYDPEDRAEVEVRGVAYVLMRERDLHAVAAERLEGSEDSTGLYL, from the coding sequence ATGCTCCACGACCGGGTGTTGGTCCGGACCGACATTCCCGAGGGCGAGCGCCGTTCCACCGGCGGCATCGTCATTCCGGCGACCGCGGCGGTGGGCCGCCGGCTGGCCTGGGCCGAGGTGGTGGCGGTCGGGCAGAGCGTGCGCACGGTGGAGCCGGGGGACCGGGTGCTGTACGACCCGGAGGACCGCGCCGAGGTGGAGGTCCGGGGCGTCGCGTACGTGCTGATGCGCGAGCGGGATCTGCACGCGGTGGCCGCGGAGCGGCTGGAGGGGTCGGAGGACTCCACGGGGCTGTACCTCTGA
- a CDS encoding DUF3618 domain-containing protein has translation MAEARTPAQIEADIARRRQDLAVVLDEIGVRMHPKTIVGDAKAKVASKVDQTAGRAYVAANRVVSEVRARFVTEDGQPRLERIVPAAMVAVGIVGLLTVRSSKASKASKPVKRSRGRKR, from the coding sequence GTGGCGGAAGCCAGGACCCCTGCGCAGATCGAGGCGGACATCGCCCGCCGGCGGCAGGATCTTGCCGTGGTGCTCGACGAGATCGGGGTGCGGATGCACCCGAAGACGATCGTCGGTGATGCCAAGGCGAAGGTCGCCTCGAAGGTGGACCAGACGGCGGGCCGGGCGTATGTGGCGGCGAACCGGGTCGTGTCGGAGGTGCGCGCCCGGTTCGTGACGGAGGACGGTCAGCCGCGTCTGGAGCGGATCGTTCCGGCGGCGATGGTGGCGGTGGGGATCGTCGGCCTGCTGACCGTCCGGTCGTCGAAGGCGTCGAAGGCGTCGAAGCCGGTGAAGCGTTCGCGCGGCCGCAAGCGCTAG
- the bcp gene encoding thioredoxin-dependent thiol peroxidase: MSERLQPGDTAPAFTLPDADGKQVSLADRKGRKVIVYFYPAALTPGCTKQACDFTDNLAFLAGHGYDVIGVSPDKPEKLAKFREQEDLKVTLVGDPEKKVLTAYGAFGEKKLYGKTVTGVIRSTVIVDEDGKVERALYNVKATGHVAKIIKDLGL, translated from the coding sequence ATGAGCGAGCGACTCCAGCCCGGTGACACCGCCCCCGCCTTCACCCTGCCCGACGCGGACGGCAAGCAGGTCTCGCTCGCCGACCGCAAGGGCCGCAAGGTCATCGTCTACTTCTACCCCGCCGCCCTCACCCCCGGCTGCACCAAGCAGGCCTGCGACTTCACCGACAACCTCGCGTTCCTCGCCGGCCACGGCTACGACGTCATCGGCGTCTCCCCCGACAAGCCGGAGAAGCTCGCCAAGTTCCGCGAGCAGGAGGACCTCAAGGTCACCCTCGTCGGCGACCCCGAGAAGAAGGTCCTCACGGCCTACGGCGCCTTCGGCGAGAAGAAGCTGTACGGCAAGACCGTGACCGGCGTCATCCGCTCCACCGTCATCGTGGACGAGGACGGCAAGGTCGAGCGCGCGCTCTACAACGTGAAGGCCACCGGCCACGTCGCCAAGATCATCAAGGACCTGGGCCTCTAA
- a CDS encoding sensor histidine kinase, translated as MGIRGRIALAISFVTALAVVVLGVAVHHISGLERDSQAMAYQDELLSSALQVYQRDGSLALGAQLDDATLPSPLARVVVKGESGMYISGGDDPRVWAATPVGDGKVLSVSASYPARDPLQTALDKALVVAGAATVALMAVVAWFVAQSLSRRLRLSAAAARRIAAGETPDADALNGGGRDEVAELGRSVHHMATSLAARVSAERQFTADVAHELRTPVAGLVASAELLPHPRAVEMVQERAQTLRALVEDLLEVSRLDAGVESAQLDAVELPSLVRGIVKRARGQRGVEDVTVAVVGEGRIVATDARRVERILVNILANAAKHGRPPIEVTVEGTRIVVRDHGDGFPPGLVDQGPRRFRTAAPERGTGHGLGLTIAVGQAAVLGARLEFGAAEGGGARAVLDLPEAEDVPEEGAPVCRGGARVAGA; from the coding sequence ATGGGCATTCGTGGCCGGATCGCGCTCGCGATCTCCTTCGTCACCGCGCTGGCCGTCGTGGTGCTGGGGGTGGCGGTGCATCACATCTCCGGCCTGGAGCGGGACAGCCAGGCCATGGCGTACCAGGACGAGCTGCTGAGTTCGGCGCTCCAGGTGTACCAGCGGGACGGTTCGCTGGCGCTGGGCGCGCAGCTGGACGACGCGACGTTGCCGTCGCCGCTGGCGCGGGTGGTGGTCAAGGGCGAGTCCGGCATGTACATCAGTGGCGGTGACGACCCTCGCGTGTGGGCGGCGACGCCGGTGGGGGACGGCAAGGTGCTGTCGGTGTCGGCGTCGTACCCCGCCCGTGACCCGTTGCAGACGGCGCTGGACAAGGCGCTGGTGGTGGCGGGCGCGGCGACGGTCGCGCTGATGGCGGTGGTGGCGTGGTTCGTGGCGCAGAGCCTGTCGCGGCGGCTTCGGCTGAGCGCGGCGGCGGCGCGGCGGATCGCGGCGGGGGAGACCCCGGACGCGGACGCGCTGAACGGCGGCGGCCGTGACGAGGTGGCCGAGCTGGGCCGGTCGGTGCACCACATGGCGACGTCGTTGGCGGCGCGGGTGTCGGCGGAGCGGCAGTTCACGGCGGACGTGGCGCATGAGCTGCGGACGCCGGTGGCGGGCCTGGTGGCGTCGGCGGAGCTGCTGCCGCATCCGCGTGCGGTGGAGATGGTGCAGGAGCGGGCGCAGACGCTGCGGGCGCTGGTCGAGGACCTCCTGGAGGTCTCGCGGCTGGACGCGGGTGTGGAGAGCGCGCAGTTGGACGCGGTGGAGCTGCCGTCGCTGGTGCGCGGGATCGTCAAGCGGGCGCGGGGCCAGCGCGGGGTGGAGGACGTGACGGTCGCGGTGGTCGGCGAGGGCCGGATCGTGGCGACGGACGCCCGTCGTGTGGAGCGGATCCTGGTGAACATCCTGGCCAACGCGGCGAAGCACGGCCGGCCGCCGATCGAGGTGACGGTCGAGGGCACCCGGATCGTCGTCCGGGACCACGGTGACGGTTTTCCGCCGGGGCTGGTGGACCAGGGGCCGCGCCGGTTCCGTACGGCGGCGCCGGAGCGTGGCACGGGCCATGGCCTGGGGCTGACGATCGCGGTGGGGCAGGCGGCGGTGCTGGGGGCGCGGCTGGAGTTCGGTGCGGCGGAGGGCGGTGGCGCCCGGGCCGTCCTCGACCTGCCGGAGGCCGAGGACGTGCCGGAGGAGGGCGCGCCGGTGTGCCGGGGCGGCGCGAGGGTCGCGGGGGCGTGA
- the rdgB gene encoding RdgB/HAM1 family non-canonical purine NTP pyrophosphatase, whose translation MKRLILATRNANKVTELRAILQTAGLDVELVGAEAYPDVPDVKETGVTFAENALLKAHALARATGHPAVADDSGLCVDVLNGAPGIFSARWAGKHGDDKANLDLLLAQLSDIDDAHRSAHFACAAALALPDGTERVVEGRLEGTLRHAPTGTGGFGYDPILQPLGDSRTCAELTAEEKNAISHRGKAFRGLVPVVRELLG comes from the coding sequence ATGAAGCGCCTGATCCTCGCCACCCGCAACGCCAACAAGGTCACCGAACTCCGCGCCATCCTCCAGACCGCCGGCCTCGACGTCGAACTCGTCGGCGCCGAGGCCTACCCGGACGTCCCGGACGTCAAGGAGACCGGCGTCACCTTCGCGGAGAACGCCCTCCTCAAGGCCCACGCCCTCGCCCGCGCGACCGGCCACCCCGCCGTCGCCGACGACTCCGGCCTCTGCGTCGACGTCCTGAACGGCGCGCCCGGCATCTTCTCCGCCCGCTGGGCCGGCAAGCACGGCGACGACAAGGCCAACCTCGACCTGCTGCTCGCCCAGCTCTCCGACATCGACGACGCCCACCGGTCGGCCCACTTCGCCTGCGCGGCGGCCCTGGCCCTCCCGGACGGCACGGAACGCGTCGTCGAGGGCCGCCTGGAGGGCACCCTCCGCCACGCCCCCACGGGCACGGGAGGCTTCGGCTACGACCCGATCCTCCAGCCCCTGGGCGACAGCCGCACCTGCGCCGAGCTGACGGCGGAGGAGAAGAACGCGATCAGCCACCGGGGGAAGGCGTTCCGGGGGCTGGTGCCGGTGGTGCGGGAGCTGTTGGGATAA
- the rph gene encoding ribonuclease PH → MSRIDGRTADQLRPVTIQRGWSKHAEGSVLISFGDTKVFCTASVTEGVPRWRKGSGEGWVTAEYSMLPRSTNTRGDRESVRGKIGGRTHEISRLIGRSLRAVIDYKALGENTIVLDCDVLQADGGTRTAAITGAYVALADAITWAQGKKLVKHGRQPLIGTVSAVSVGIVDGVPLLDLCYEEDVRAETDMNVVCTGDGRFVEVQGTAEAQPFARDELNSLLDLAVAGCTSLDAAQREALATTL, encoded by the coding sequence ATGTCTCGCATCGACGGCCGCACCGCCGACCAGCTCCGCCCCGTGACCATCCAGCGCGGCTGGAGCAAGCACGCCGAAGGATCCGTCCTCATCTCCTTCGGCGACACCAAGGTCTTCTGCACCGCCAGCGTCACCGAGGGCGTGCCCCGCTGGCGCAAGGGATCCGGCGAGGGCTGGGTCACCGCCGAGTACTCGATGCTGCCCCGCTCCACCAACACCCGCGGCGACCGCGAATCCGTACGCGGCAAGATCGGCGGCCGCACCCACGAGATCTCCCGCCTCATCGGCCGCTCCCTGCGCGCCGTCATCGACTACAAGGCCCTCGGCGAGAACACCATCGTCCTCGACTGCGACGTCCTCCAGGCCGACGGCGGCACCCGCACCGCCGCCATCACCGGCGCCTACGTCGCCCTCGCCGACGCCATCACCTGGGCCCAGGGCAAGAAGCTCGTCAAGCACGGCCGCCAGCCGCTGATCGGCACCGTCTCCGCCGTCAGCGTCGGCATCGTCGACGGCGTCCCCCTCCTCGACCTCTGCTACGAGGAAGACGTCCGCGCCGAAACCGACATGAACGTCGTCTGCACCGGCGACGGCCGCTTCGTCGAGGTCCAGGGCACCGCCGAGGCCCAGCCCTTCGCCCGCGACGAACTCAACAGCCTCCTCGACCTCGCCGTCGCCGGCTGCACCTCCCTCGACGCCGCCCAGCGCGAGGCCCTCGCCACAACCCTCTAA
- a CDS encoding PTS glucose/sucrose transporter subunit IIB, which produces MVDKRPHSWSERGLPCESRSAAPPKGVRQPGVHMASKAEKIVAGLGGIDNIEEIEGCITRLRTEVSDPSLVDDAALKAAGAHGVVKMGTAIQVVIGTDADPIAAEIEDML; this is translated from the coding sequence ATGGTGGACAAACGCCCGCATAGTTGGTCTGAACGTGGGTTACCGTGTGAAAGCCGGTCGGCGGCACCGCCGAAAGGCGTAAGACAACCAGGAGTGCACATGGCCAGCAAGGCTGAGAAGATCGTCGCCGGCCTCGGCGGGATCGACAACATCGAAGAGATCGAGGGCTGCATCACCCGCCTCCGCACCGAGGTCAGCGACCCCTCCCTCGTCGACGACGCCGCCCTCAAGGCCGCCGGCGCCCACGGCGTCGTCAAGATGGGCACTGCCATCCAGGTCGTCATCGGCACCGACGCCGACCCGATCGCCGCCGAGATCGAAGACATGCTGTGA
- a CDS encoding PTS transporter subunit EIIC, which produces MSSIAAAAPRRKKRLHGLFQGLQKMGRSLQLPIAVLPAAGILNRLGQPDVFGKDGLGWTDVAKVMAGAGGALLDSSLGLPLLFAVGVAIGMAKKADGSTALAAVAGFLVYYAVLHQFPEPCPPGSTHTALGLLAGVCVTPAGAPAAAAYQNPGVFGGIVMGLLAAWFWQRFHRVKLVDWLGFFNGRRLVPIIMAFVGIVFAALCLWIWPPVGDALTSFSKWLVDLSATGAGIFGVANRALLVVGLHQFLNVFVWFQFGSYTKPDGTVVHGDINRFLAGDPTAGQFTSGFFPIMMFALPAAALAIAHCARPARRKAVGGMMLSVGLTSLVTGITEPIEYSFLFIAPLLYVVHALLTGVSMAVTWGLGVHDGFSFSAGLIDYVINWGLATKPWLIIPIGLCFAVVYYAVFRFAITVFDLPTPGREPEELAEETEKENVK; this is translated from the coding sequence ATGAGTTCGATCGCCGCGGCGGCCCCGCGGAGGAAGAAGCGGTTGCACGGCCTGTTCCAGGGTCTGCAGAAGATGGGGCGCAGTCTTCAGCTGCCGATCGCGGTGCTGCCGGCGGCGGGCATCCTCAACCGGCTCGGTCAGCCCGATGTGTTCGGCAAGGACGGGCTGGGCTGGACGGACGTGGCCAAGGTGATGGCCGGGGCGGGCGGGGCGCTGCTCGACTCCTCGCTGGGGTTGCCGCTGCTGTTCGCGGTCGGTGTGGCGATCGGCATGGCCAAGAAGGCGGACGGCTCGACGGCGCTGGCGGCGGTGGCGGGCTTCCTCGTCTACTACGCGGTGCTGCACCAGTTCCCGGAGCCGTGCCCGCCGGGGTCCACCCACACCGCGCTGGGCCTGCTGGCCGGGGTGTGCGTCACCCCGGCCGGGGCGCCGGCGGCGGCCGCGTACCAGAACCCGGGGGTGTTCGGCGGCATCGTGATGGGCCTGCTGGCCGCCTGGTTCTGGCAGCGCTTCCACCGCGTGAAGCTGGTGGACTGGCTGGGCTTCTTCAACGGCCGCCGTCTGGTGCCGATCATCATGGCGTTCGTGGGGATCGTCTTCGCGGCGCTGTGCCTGTGGATCTGGCCGCCGGTGGGCGACGCGCTCACGAGCTTCTCCAAGTGGCTGGTGGACCTCAGCGCCACGGGCGCCGGGATCTTCGGGGTGGCGAACCGCGCGCTGCTGGTGGTGGGCCTGCACCAGTTCCTCAACGTCTTCGTGTGGTTCCAGTTCGGCTCGTACACCAAGCCGGACGGCACGGTGGTGCACGGCGACATCAACCGCTTCCTGGCCGGGGACCCGACGGCGGGGCAGTTCACCTCGGGTTTCTTCCCGATCATGATGTTCGCGCTGCCGGCGGCGGCGCTGGCGATCGCGCACTGCGCCCGGCCCGCGCGCCGCAAGGCGGTCGGCGGGATGATGCTGTCGGTGGGCCTGACGTCGCTGGTCACGGGCATCACCGAGCCGATCGAGTACTCGTTCCTCTTCATCGCGCCCCTGCTGTACGTGGTGCACGCGCTGCTGACGGGCGTCTCGATGGCGGTCACCTGGGGGCTGGGGGTGCACGACGGGTTCAGCTTCTCGGCCGGGCTGATCGACTACGTCATCAACTGGGGCCTGGCGACGAAACCGTGGTTGATCATCCCGATCGGGCTGTGTTTCGCGGTCGTCTATTACGCGGTCTTCCGGTTCGCGATCACGGTCTTCGACCTGCCGACTCCGGGGCGCGAACCGGAAGAGCTGGCGGAGGAGACCGAGAAGGAGAACGTGAAGTAG